In the genome of Porphyrobacter sp. ULC335, one region contains:
- the apaG gene encoding Co2+/Mg2+ efflux protein ApaG translates to MKEFFQHAATTDGVTVRVAVNYLPEQSHPEAGKWFWVYHIRIENASHEAMRLRTRHWRITDGRGMVNHVDGEGVVGEQPLLTPGQSHDYVSGCPLTTPFGSMEGFYTFERADGTPTEIRIPFFPLAAPETAEGRTPR, encoded by the coding sequence ATGAAAGAGTTCTTCCAGCATGCCGCCACCACCGACGGAGTGACCGTGAGGGTCGCCGTCAACTACCTGCCGGAGCAGTCGCATCCGGAGGCGGGCAAGTGGTTCTGGGTCTATCACATCCGCATCGAGAACGCCTCGCACGAGGCGATGCGGCTGCGCACCCGCCACTGGCGCATCACCGACGGGCGCGGGATGGTGAACCACGTCGATGGCGAGGGCGTGGTGGGCGAACAGCCGCTGCTGACCCCCGGCCAGAGCCACGATTACGTCTCGGGCTGCCCGCTGACCACGCCGTTCGGTTCGATGGAGGGTTTCTACACCTTCGAACGCGCCGATGGCACGCCGACCGAGATCCGCATCCCCTTCTTCCCGCTCGCCGCGCCAGAGACGGCCGAGGGCCGTACGCCCCGATAG
- a CDS encoding alpha/beta hydrolase family protein: MTKIDRFLAGLAWLAAVSLGSGMAAAQDAASPEAPAAQAPAATVPLEAPPPRIPASQFAGRPALWDTKLSPDGSMFSFMRQSGGATQFIITATDTGKLVRAFGTDPADDVEWYRWVTNDKLLLSVSTPGEFFGDEVRYTRLILVEIASGEMAPMFPRSKVVEGDNVIHYAKDGSYILVAIQPTVYDYPSVMRHELVPGGKISTVQDPRDGVWNWVADDQGVVRMGSGWKDGRLKIYYRSGEGRSLELVARLKEGDPVDGYWDALQIINGSDEGYVLSEGENGRVGLRRFNFATREAVETIYEHPDWDIDSATLRDGKPFAAFYTADRDEVHWFDPVTARQYRSLRKALGDGEVWIISRSEDNSRMLVYAGNESDPGLLYLYEPAAQILKEISQYRPAIDFKALAKPRPVQYTARDGTLIRGYLTLPRGREAKGLPLIVMPHGGPFGVRDKLEYNDEVQLLANRGYAVLQPNFRGSGGYGDAFFELGEGQVGRGMQDDVDDAMDWAVAEGIADPKRVCVVGGSYGGYAALWAVLRNPDRYRCAASWAGVTDWNKMLRYDRRYLTARASKAWQSRVRGEKTFDLDAVSPYRVAAQLSRPVLLAHGTADNNVPISQFNIFEKAARSAPVPPQTLVIKDEGHSFSKPESAQSWFEALERFLDEHNPADPTPQTVALAAE, encoded by the coding sequence ATGACGAAAATCGACCGGTTTCTGGCCGGGCTGGCATGGCTTGCCGCCGTGTCGCTTGGCTCGGGCATGGCCGCCGCGCAGGACGCCGCATCACCTGAAGCGCCCGCCGCACAAGCACCGGCTGCCACGGTCCCGCTCGAAGCGCCGCCGCCGCGCATTCCCGCCAGCCAGTTCGCCGGACGCCCTGCCTTGTGGGACACCAAGCTTTCGCCTGACGGTTCGATGTTCTCCTTCATGCGCCAGTCTGGCGGCGCGACGCAGTTCATCATTACCGCAACCGATACCGGCAAGCTGGTGCGCGCCTTCGGCACCGATCCTGCCGACGATGTGGAGTGGTACCGCTGGGTCACCAACGACAAGCTGCTGCTTTCGGTCTCCACCCCCGGCGAATTTTTCGGTGACGAGGTCCGCTACACCCGCCTGATCCTGGTCGAGATTGCCAGCGGCGAAATGGCCCCGATGTTTCCGCGCAGTAAAGTCGTCGAAGGTGACAATGTCATCCACTACGCCAAGGACGGATCCTACATCCTCGTCGCCATCCAGCCGACGGTTTATGACTATCCGTCCGTGATGCGCCACGAACTTGTGCCCGGCGGCAAGATTTCGACGGTGCAGGATCCGCGCGATGGCGTGTGGAACTGGGTCGCCGACGATCAGGGCGTGGTGCGCATGGGTAGCGGCTGGAAGGACGGCCGGCTCAAGATCTATTACCGCTCAGGCGAAGGGCGCTCTCTGGAACTGGTGGCGCGGCTGAAGGAAGGCGACCCGGTTGATGGGTACTGGGACGCGCTCCAGATCATCAACGGATCGGATGAAGGCTATGTTCTGTCCGAGGGCGAGAATGGCCGCGTCGGCCTGCGCCGTTTCAACTTCGCCACGCGCGAGGCTGTAGAGACCATCTACGAACATCCTGATTGGGATATCGACAGCGCAACCCTGCGCGATGGCAAGCCCTTTGCCGCCTTCTACACCGCCGACCGTGACGAGGTGCACTGGTTCGATCCCGTCACAGCCCGGCAATACCGCTCGCTGCGCAAGGCGTTGGGTGATGGCGAGGTGTGGATCATCAGCCGGTCCGAGGACAATTCGCGGATGCTGGTCTATGCCGGTAACGAGAGCGATCCGGGCCTGCTGTACCTTTACGAGCCTGCCGCCCAGATCCTCAAGGAAATCTCCCAATACCGCCCGGCGATTGATTTCAAGGCGCTCGCCAAGCCCAGGCCGGTGCAATACACTGCGCGCGATGGAACGCTGATCCGCGGCTATCTCACTCTGCCGCGTGGGCGCGAGGCCAAGGGCCTGCCGCTGATCGTGATGCCCCATGGCGGGCCGTTCGGCGTGCGCGACAAGCTTGAATATAATGACGAGGTCCAGCTGCTCGCCAATCGCGGCTATGCCGTGCTCCAGCCCAATTTCCGCGGATCGGGTGGCTATGGCGATGCCTTCTTCGAACTGGGCGAAGGGCAGGTCGGTCGCGGGATGCAGGACGATGTCGACGATGCGATGGACTGGGCCGTGGCCGAAGGGATTGCCGATCCCAAGCGGGTCTGTGTCGTCGGCGGCTCCTATGGCGGATACGCCGCCTTGTGGGCGGTGCTGCGCAATCCCGACCGCTATCGCTGCGCGGCGAGCTGGGCCGGGGTGACCGACTGGAACAAGATGCTCCGCTATGACCGGCGCTACCTCACGGCGCGCGCCAGCAAGGCGTGGCAGTCTCGGGTGCGGGGGGAAAAGACCTTCGATCTCGATGCGGTCTCGCCCTACCGCGTGGCTGCACAGCTTTCGCGCCCCGTGCTGCTGGCGCACGGCACCGCGGACAACAACGTGCCGATCAGCCAGTTCAACATCTTCGAGAAAGCCGCCCGCTCTGCGCCAGTGCCGCCGCAGACGCTGGTGATCAAGGACGAAGGCCACAGCTTTTCCAAGCCCGAAAGCGCGCAAAGCTGGTTCGAGGCGCTGGAGCGCTTCCTTGATGAACACAATCCGGCCGATCCAACGCCGCAGACCGTCGCCTTGGCGGCAGAGTAG
- the tuf gene encoding elongation factor Tu — MAKEKFQRNKPHCNIGTIGHVDHGKTTLTAAITKVMAETYGGSAVDFANIDKAPEERERGITISTAHVEYESAARHYAHVDCPGHADYVKNMITGAAQMDGAILVVNAADGPMPQTREHILLARQVGVPALVVYMNKVDQVDDEEILELVELEVRELLSSYDFDGDNIPIIKGSALAALEGRDDNIGKDSVIALIEAVDSFIPQPDRPVDKPFLMPIEDVFSISGRGTVVTGRIETGIVNVGEEVEIVGIKDTRKTTVTGVEMFRKLLDRGEAGDNVGALIRGVAREEVERGQVLCKPGTVKPHTEFEAEVYVLSKDEGGRHTPFFANYRPQFYFRTTDVTGEVILPEGTEMVMPGDNVSIGVKLIAPIAMDEGLRFAIREGGRTVGSGVVAKITK, encoded by the coding sequence ATGGCCAAGGAAAAGTTCCAGCGGAATAAGCCGCACTGCAACATCGGCACCATCGGTCACGTTGACCATGGCAAGACCACGCTGACCGCCGCAATCACCAAGGTGATGGCTGAAACCTACGGCGGCAGCGCCGTCGATTTCGCCAACATCGACAAGGCTCCGGAAGAGCGTGAGCGCGGGATCACCATCTCGACCGCACACGTCGAGTATGAATCGGCTGCCCGTCACTATGCGCACGTCGACTGCCCGGGTCACGCTGACTACGTGAAGAACATGATCACCGGTGCCGCCCAGATGGACGGCGCGATCCTGGTCGTGAACGCCGCCGACGGCCCGATGCCCCAGACCCGTGAGCACATCCTGCTCGCCCGTCAGGTCGGCGTGCCGGCGCTGGTCGTCTACATGAACAAGGTCGACCAGGTTGACGACGAGGAAATCCTCGAACTCGTCGAACTGGAAGTCCGCGAACTGCTGTCGTCGTACGACTTTGACGGTGATAACATTCCGATCATCAAGGGTTCGGCTCTGGCCGCTCTCGAAGGTCGCGATGACAACATCGGCAAGGATTCGGTGATTGCGCTGATCGAAGCTGTCGACAGCTTCATCCCGCAGCCCGACCGTCCGGTCGACAAGCCGTTCCTGATGCCGATCGAAGACGTGTTCTCGATCTCGGGTCGCGGCACCGTGGTGACCGGCCGTATCGAAACCGGCATCGTCAACGTCGGCGAAGAAGTCGAAATCGTCGGCATCAAGGACACCCGCAAGACCACCGTCACCGGCGTGGAAATGTTCCGCAAGCTGCTTGATCGCGGTGAAGCTGGCGACAACGTCGGCGCCCTGATCCGCGGCGTCGCCCGTGAAGAAGTCGAGCGTGGCCAGGTTCTCTGCAAGCCCGGTACGGTCAAGCCGCACACCGAGTTCGAAGCCGAAGTCTACGTGCTGTCGAAGGACGAAGGTGGCCGTCACACGCCGTTCTTCGCCAACTACCGCCCGCAGTTCTACTTCCGCACCACCGACGTGACCGGCGAAGTGATCCTTCCCGAAGGCACCGAAATGGTGATGCCGGGCGACAACGTGTCCATCGGCGTCAAGCTGATCGCACCGATCGCCATGGACGAAGGTCTGCGCTTCGCAATTCGCGAAGGCGGCCGCACCGTGGGTTCGGGCGTCGTTGCCAAGATCACCAAGTAA
- a CDS encoding LysR family transcriptional regulator — MKRTHLPLNALRVFDAAARHLSFTRAADELAVTPAAVGQQIRALEDVLGVVLFRRTSKGLELTPEGEAGLDPLREGFLSFEESVSAMQAGQSSDRYTIAVPREFYAEWLAPRLAVFQAGTPGVQYILAPDEHADFTEANLDLAIRLADGPGELQGVQLAPALRVTVAAPQYRDAWIDWPGMPMPEGRNPCIKAGSPGQALASALAGMGRTILPLALAERAIAQGLLTALTEPEPAQRAYWLLAPAPQWRSKKVRSLVGYLAP, encoded by the coding sequence GTGAAGCGCACCCACTTGCCCCTCAACGCCTTGCGCGTGTTCGATGCCGCCGCGCGGCACCTCTCCTTCACCCGTGCCGCGGACGAGCTGGCGGTGACCCCGGCGGCGGTCGGCCAGCAGATCCGCGCGCTGGAGGATGTGCTCGGCGTCGTCCTGTTCCGCCGCACCTCCAAGGGCCTCGAACTCACGCCCGAGGGCGAGGCGGGGCTCGATCCCTTGCGCGAAGGCTTCCTCAGCTTCGAGGAGAGCGTCTCCGCCATGCAGGCCGGACAATCCTCCGACCGCTACACCATCGCCGTCCCCCGCGAATTCTACGCCGAATGGCTCGCCCCGCGCCTCGCGGTGTTTCAGGCGGGCACCCCCGGCGTGCAATATATCCTCGCGCCTGACGAGCATGCCGACTTTACCGAGGCGAACCTCGATCTCGCGATCCGGCTGGCGGACGGGCCGGGGGAGCTGCAAGGCGTCCAGCTCGCCCCCGCGCTGCGCGTCACCGTCGCCGCGCCGCAATACCGCGATGCGTGGATCGACTGGCCGGGCATGCCCATGCCCGAGGGCCGCAATCCCTGCATCAAGGCGGGCAGCCCCGGACAGGCGCTCGCCTCGGCACTGGCGGGCATGGGGCGCACCATCCTGCCGCTCGCCCTGGCCGAGCGCGCCATCGCCCAAGGCCTCCTCACCGCCCTGACCGAGCCCGAGCCCGCCCAGCGCGCCTACTGGCTGCTCGCCCCCGCGCCGCAATGGCGGAGTAAGAAGGTGCGGAGTTTGGTGGGGTATTTGGCACCATAG
- the rpsG gene encoding 30S ribosomal protein S7 — protein MSRRRRPEKRVILPDPQYGDQILSKFMNNLMYDGKKAVAEGIVYSALQTVEAKAKADPIQLFHDALNNVKPQVEVRSRRVGGATYQVPVEVRPERAQALAIRWLITAARGRPETTMAARLSGELLDAANNRGNAVKKREDTHRMADANRAFSHYRW, from the coding sequence ATGTCACGTCGTCGTCGTCCCGAAAAGCGGGTCATCCTGCCCGATCCCCAGTACGGGGATCAGATCCTGTCGAAGTTCATGAACAACCTGATGTACGATGGTAAGAAGGCCGTCGCTGAAGGTATCGTGTACTCGGCGCTCCAGACTGTCGAGGCCAAGGCCAAGGCGGACCCGATCCAGCTGTTCCATGATGCGCTGAACAATGTGAAGCCGCAGGTCGAAGTGCGCAGCCGCCGCGTCGGTGGTGCGACCTATCAGGTGCCGGTCGAGGTTCGCCCCGAGCGTGCCCAGGCGCTTGCGATCCGCTGGCTGATCACCGCCGCGCGCGGTCGTCCGGAAACCACCATGGCAGCGCGTCTGTCGGGCGAATTGCTCGATGCGGCGAACAACCGCGGCAACGCGGTGAAGAAGCGCGAAGACACGCACCGCATGGCGGATGCGAACCGCGCCTTCTCGCACTACCGCTGGTAA
- the rpsL gene encoding 30S ribosomal protein S12 codes for MPTINQLVRKGRVPQKAKSKVPAMEQNPQKRGVCTRVYTTTPKKPNSALRKVAKVRLTNQREVISYIPGEGHNLQEHSVVLIRGGRVRDLPGVRYHVLRGVLDTQGVKDRKQSRSKYGAKRPK; via the coding sequence ATGCCGACAATCAACCAGCTGGTCCGCAAGGGCCGCGTTCCGCAGAAGGCCAAGTCCAAGGTCCCTGCGATGGAGCAGAACCCGCAGAAGCGCGGCGTTTGCACCCGCGTCTACACGACGACCCCGAAGAAGCCGAACTCGGCGCTGCGCAAGGTGGCCAAGGTTCGCCTGACCAACCAGCGCGAAGTCATCAGCTACATCCCGGGCGAAGGCCACAACCTGCAGGAACACAGCGTCGTGCTGATCCGCGGCGGGCGTGTGCGCGACCTTCCCGGCGTGCGTTACCACGTCCTTCGCGGCGTGCTCGACACGCAGGGCGTCAAGGATCGCAAGCAGAGCCGCTCGAAGTACGGCGCCAAGCGTCCGAAGTAA
- the fusA gene encoding elongation factor G — protein sequence MARSHPIDRYRNIGIMAHIDAGKTTTTERILFYTGKSYKIGEVHDGAATMDWMEQEQERGITITSAATTCFWKVADGPEHRINIIDTPGHVDFTIEVERSLRVLDGAVACFDGVAGVEPQSETVWRQADKYGVPRMCFINKLDRTGANFKYCVQSIIDRLGAKPAVLYIPIGLEADLKGLVDLVHNRAIIWKDESLGAEFVYEDIPADLADEAAIYRSELIELAVEQDDDAMEAYLEGNEPDVATLKALIRKGTLNQSFVPVCCGSAFKNKGVQPLLDAVIDYLPSPLDIPDVQGVKMDSDEADSRPPTDEAPFSALAFKVMNDPFVGSLTFIRIYSGSLNKGTYLNSVKDKKEKVGRMLEMHANERKDVDEAFAGDIIALAGMKETTTGDTLCSEKAPIVLERMEFPEPVIELSVEPKTKADQEKMGIALNRLSAEDPSFRVSTDHESGQTIIKGMGELHLDIIVDRMKREFKVEANVGAPQVAYREYLAREVEVDYTHKKQSGGSGQFGRVKVTVIPGERGQGVIFEDVIKGGNIPREYIPAIEKGFREQAASGHLVGFPIIDFSIKLTDGAYHDVDSSAIAFEIAARGAMREVAQKAGIKLLEPIMKVEVVTPDDYLGDVIGDLNSRRGQIQGTDTRGNAQAVEAFVPLANMFGYVNELRSFTQGRANYSMQFSHYDEVPANVAAEVKEKLA from the coding sequence ATGGCACGCAGCCATCCGATCGACCGCTACCGCAATATCGGCATCATGGCGCATATCGACGCCGGGAAGACCACCACGACGGAGCGGATCCTCTTCTACACCGGCAAGTCCTACAAGATCGGCGAAGTGCACGATGGTGCCGCGACGATGGACTGGATGGAGCAGGAACAAGAGCGCGGGATCACCATCACCTCCGCCGCCACGACCTGCTTCTGGAAGGTCGCCGACGGTCCGGAACACCGCATCAACATCATCGACACTCCCGGCCACGTAGACTTCACCATCGAAGTCGAACGTAGCTTGCGCGTGTTGGATGGCGCGGTGGCCTGCTTCGACGGCGTGGCCGGCGTTGAACCCCAGTCGGAAACCGTATGGCGCCAAGCCGACAAATACGGCGTCCCCCGGATGTGCTTCATTAATAAGCTCGACCGCACTGGCGCCAACTTCAAGTACTGCGTCCAGTCGATCATCGATCGTCTCGGTGCCAAGCCGGCTGTACTGTACATTCCGATCGGTCTCGAAGCCGACCTGAAGGGTCTGGTCGACCTCGTGCACAACCGCGCGATCATCTGGAAGGATGAATCGCTGGGCGCCGAGTTCGTCTACGAAGACATCCCCGCCGATCTGGCCGACGAAGCCGCGATTTATCGCAGCGAGCTGATCGAACTCGCCGTCGAACAGGACGACGACGCGATGGAAGCCTATCTCGAAGGCAACGAGCCCGACGTCGCAACGCTGAAGGCGCTGATCCGCAAGGGCACGCTCAACCAGTCGTTCGTGCCGGTGTGCTGCGGTTCGGCGTTCAAGAACAAGGGCGTGCAGCCCCTGCTCGACGCTGTGATCGATTACCTGCCTTCGCCGCTCGACATTCCTGACGTCCAGGGCGTCAAGATGGACAGCGACGAGGCCGATAGCCGTCCCCCGACGGACGAAGCGCCGTTCAGCGCGCTCGCGTTCAAGGTGATGAACGACCCGTTCGTGGGCAGCCTTACCTTCATCCGCATCTATTCGGGTTCGCTCAACAAGGGCACCTACCTGAACTCGGTGAAGGACAAGAAGGAAAAGGTCGGTCGTATGCTCGAAATGCATGCGAACGAGCGCAAGGACGTGGATGAAGCCTTCGCGGGCGACATCATCGCGCTGGCCGGCATGAAGGAAACCACCACCGGCGACACGCTGTGCTCCGAAAAGGCGCCGATCGTGCTCGAGCGGATGGAATTCCCCGAGCCGGTGATCGAGCTGTCGGTGGAACCGAAGACCAAGGCTGACCAGGAAAAGATGGGCATCGCGCTCAACCGCCTGTCGGCCGAGGATCCCTCGTTCCGCGTGTCGACCGATCACGAAAGCGGCCAGACCATCATCAAGGGCATGGGCGAATTGCACCTCGACATCATCGTCGATCGCATGAAGCGCGAGTTCAAGGTCGAAGCCAACGTGGGCGCGCCGCAGGTGGCTTACCGCGAATACCTCGCCCGCGAAGTCGAAGTCGATTACACCCACAAGAAGCAGTCGGGCGGCTCGGGCCAGTTCGGCCGCGTGAAGGTCACGGTCATCCCCGGTGAACGTGGTCAGGGCGTGATCTTCGAAGACGTGATCAAGGGCGGGAACATCCCGCGCGAATATATCCCGGCGATCGAAAAGGGCTTCCGTGAACAGGCGGCCAGCGGTCACCTGGTCGGCTTCCCGATCATCGACTTCAGCATCAAGCTGACCGATGGTGCGTACCACGACGTCGACTCGAGCGCGATCGCGTTCGAAATCGCCGCCCGCGGTGCCATGCGTGAAGTCGCGCAGAAGGCCGGTATCAAGCTGCTCGAGCCGATCATGAAGGTTGAAGTGGTCACTCCCGATGATTATCTCGGGGATGTCATCGGCGACCTGAACTCGCGGCGCGGACAGATCCAGGGCACCGACACGCGCGGCAATGCCCAGGCGGTCGAGGCCTTCGTGCCGCTCGCCAACATGTTCGGCTACGTCAACGAACTGCGCTCGTTCACGCAAGGACGCGCGAATTACTCCATGCAGTTCTCGCACTATGACGAGGTTCCGGCCAACGTCGCAGCCGAGGTCAAGGAGAAACTTGCCTAA
- a CDS encoding methyl-accepting chemotaxis protein, with translation MSIRKLARKGAAVLAGAIGVAALLSAFSINAIRFGGEMHRTNQQLHEFNADILPPPGYLLEAYLETNLLVRDPATVGVRAKRLEALKRDFYARAGHWAASDLEPALREGFARTVRDDGKAFWTLVEQVLIPAAKRGDRAALDAAADDMGKVYAEHRQHIDTLVNDAAAHQETLADDAATTLAGTTALLLLAVLMVGGGVAGALVLLRNRVIWPLGETATVMERMAGGDLEAGERTVHGDDEVGTMTRAIEVFRGAARAEKINAVRQQEVVDALGASLGRLADGDFTHRMTCQLAPEYEPLRGAFNTSVERLASMMQQVRQTAEGVGTGAREIHSASSDLATRNERQAASLEETAATMNQVTSLVQDSAANAARLQAAMSGTHDQATEGGAVVRRAVAAMAAIESSAEQIRQIIDVIDGIAFQTNLLALNAGVEAARAGTAGAGFAVVANEVRALAQRSAEAAQGIKALIQTSSTQVSEGVALVGETGALLGGIVSRVGEIKAEVSNIAEVASTQASSLAQINQAISDMDRVTQQNAAMVEEATAAAQSLAHEAGELAGLVAQFKLEQAGQDHAWGGLRVAA, from the coding sequence ATGTCGATCCGCAAGCTTGCCAGGAAAGGTGCCGCCGTTCTTGCTGGTGCCATCGGCGTCGCCGCGTTGTTGTCCGCCTTCTCGATCAATGCGATCCGCTTCGGCGGCGAGATGCACCGCACCAACCAGCAGCTGCACGAATTCAACGCCGATATCCTGCCGCCGCCCGGATACCTGCTCGAAGCCTATTTGGAAACGAACCTGCTGGTGCGTGACCCCGCCACGGTCGGGGTCCGCGCAAAGCGGCTTGAAGCGCTCAAGCGGGATTTCTACGCCCGCGCCGGCCACTGGGCGGCCTCCGATCTGGAACCGGCTTTGCGTGAAGGCTTTGCCAGAACCGTGCGTGATGACGGCAAGGCATTCTGGACGCTGGTCGAACAGGTGCTGATCCCGGCTGCAAAGCGCGGCGACCGGGCTGCGCTTGATGCCGCGGCGGATGACATGGGCAAGGTCTATGCCGAACATCGCCAGCACATCGATACGCTCGTCAACGATGCTGCCGCGCATCAGGAGACGCTGGCAGATGACGCCGCGACCACGCTGGCCGGCACCACTGCGCTGCTGTTGCTCGCCGTTCTGATGGTGGGCGGGGGCGTTGCCGGGGCGCTGGTGCTGCTGCGCAATCGGGTGATCTGGCCGCTCGGCGAAACAGCCACGGTGATGGAGCGCATGGCCGGCGGCGATCTGGAAGCGGGCGAGCGCACGGTGCATGGCGATGACGAGGTCGGCACCATGACCCGCGCGATCGAGGTGTTCCGCGGCGCGGCGCGGGCGGAAAAGATCAATGCGGTGCGTCAGCAGGAAGTCGTCGATGCGCTTGGCGCCTCGCTCGGGCGGCTGGCTGATGGCGATTTCACCCATCGCATGACTTGCCAGCTTGCCCCGGAATACGAACCGCTGCGGGGTGCCTTCAACACCTCGGTCGAGCGGCTCGCTTCGATGATGCAGCAAGTCCGCCAGACCGCCGAAGGGGTGGGCACCGGCGCGCGCGAGATCCACAGCGCCTCAAGCGATCTGGCGACCCGCAATGAACGGCAGGCGGCCAGCCTTGAGGAAACCGCCGCCACCATGAACCAGGTGACATCGCTGGTGCAGGATAGCGCCGCCAATGCCGCGCGGTTGCAGGCGGCGATGTCCGGCACCCACGATCAGGCCACCGAAGGCGGCGCGGTGGTGCGCCGTGCGGTCGCGGCGATGGCGGCGATCGAAAGCTCTGCCGAACAGATCCGCCAGATCATCGACGTGATCGACGGGATCGCCTTCCAGACCAATCTGCTCGCGCTCAATGCCGGGGTGGAAGCGGCGCGGGCGGGTACGGCGGGGGCGGGCTTTGCCGTGGTCGCCAACGAAGTGCGCGCGCTCGCCCAGCGTTCGGCCGAGGCGGCGCAGGGGATCAAGGCGCTGATCCAGACCAGCAGCACGCAGGTCAGCGAAGGCGTGGCGCTGGTGGGGGAGACCGGCGCGCTGCTCGGCGGGATCGTGTCGCGGGTCGGCGAGATCAAGGCCGAGGTTTCGAACATCGCCGAGGTGGCCAGCACCCAGGCATCGAGCCTCGCCCAGATCAATCAGGCGATCAGCGACATGGACCGCGTGACCCAGCAGAACGCCGCGATGGTCGAGGAGGCGACAGCCGCCGCGCAAAGCCTCGCCCACGAAGCTGGCGAGCTGGCCGGGCTGGTCGCGCAGTTCAAGCTGGAGCAGGCGGGGCAGGACCACGCGTGGGGCGGCTTGCGGGTGGCGGCGTGA
- a CDS encoding 2-hydroxychromene-2-carboxylate isomerase, producing MTKRVELVFDFVSPNAYLIWWPLRELLDRYEAELDVVPVFLGGMHKLTGNAPPMIRDAEVKGKNEYAMLEMQRFIAKHGLGKYRLHPQFPFNSILLQRMLYAADQDGRGVQFAQGLLKPIWEEGIDVTSPEAIGAAVTAAGFDAADLFARAQTDEVKQGLVANTDAVVARGAFGIPTMFVGPKGQGEMFFGKERLGQIEDLLAKG from the coding sequence ATGACAAAACGCGTTGAACTCGTCTTCGATTTCGTCTCGCCCAATGCCTACCTGATCTGGTGGCCGCTGCGCGAATTGCTCGACCGTTACGAGGCGGAGCTGGACGTTGTGCCGGTATTCCTCGGCGGGATGCACAAGCTTACCGGCAATGCTCCGCCGATGATCCGTGACGCCGAAGTGAAGGGCAAGAACGAGTACGCCATGCTCGAGATGCAGCGCTTCATCGCGAAGCATGGTCTCGGCAAGTATCGCCTCCACCCGCAGTTCCCGTTCAATTCGATCCTGCTCCAGCGGATGCTCTACGCTGCCGATCAGGACGGGCGCGGGGTGCAGTTCGCGCAAGGGCTGCTCAAGCCGATCTGGGAGGAAGGGATCGATGTCACCTCGCCCGAAGCGATCGGTGCCGCGGTGACTGCCGCCGGATTTGACGCCGCCGATCTCTTCGCCCGCGCGCAGACCGACGAGGTCAAGCAGGGCCTTGTCGCCAACACCGACGCGGTCGTGGCGCGCGGGGCCTTTGGTATCCCGACGATGTTCGTGGGGCCGAAAGGTCAGGGTGAAATGTTCTTCGGCAAGGAACGCCTCGGCCAGATCGAGGACCTGTTGGCGAAGGGCTGA
- a CDS encoding energy transducer TonB, whose amino-acid sequence MMRRACLAISLLAALSPASLAAEPPAALAVDSPPPPSDVPEPPVAAPPGFRVPPRPVYPVEALRNDIGGRCMVSFTVNAEGVPQNIVPDCDHPVFTAPARDAVAAARLDMGAEVQAGDVFRLPLRFQPADWDSPQD is encoded by the coding sequence ATGATGCGTCGGGCTTGCCTTGCGATCAGTCTGCTGGCGGCGCTTTCGCCTGCGTCGCTCGCCGCTGAACCGCCCGCTGCGCTTGCAGTGGATAGTCCGCCGCCCCCTTCGGACGTTCCCGAGCCACCGGTTGCCGCGCCACCCGGATTCCGCGTCCCGCCGCGGCCTGTCTATCCGGTGGAGGCGCTGCGCAACGACATCGGCGGGCGCTGCATGGTCAGCTTCACCGTCAATGCCGAAGGCGTGCCGCAGAACATCGTGCCCGACTGCGACCATCCCGTCTTCACGGCCCCCGCACGCGACGCCGTCGCGGCTGCGCGCCTCGACATGGGGGCAGAAGTGCAGGCGGGCGATGTGTTTCGCCTGCCGCTTCGCTTCCAGCCCGCGGATTGGGATTCGCCGCAGGACTGA